ATTTTCTGTATATTTTATGTCGCAACACTCAATAAATAAATTATATAACATTTTACGTGCTCTCTGAATTCTCATTTTAGTTGCTGAAAGTGATAAACCCATTTGCATGGCTATTACTTTCTGTGGCAAATTTTCAATATCGCTAAGTAATAATGGTTTACTGTATTTTTGGGGTAGCAACTGTATCATTGGAATTAAATAATCACTGGGGTTATATGATTCGTCTTCCATTTGAAAAAGTATTTCATTTATAAAGACTTCATTTTCCTGAATACAATTTTCGTTTTTTCTGTAATAGTCAATCAACGTATTACGAGTTATCTGAAATAACCATGCTCTTAAATTTTTAACCTGTATATTCTTTTGATGTGCTACAATTACTTTTAACATTACTTCTTGTACAATATCTTCTGCCAATTCATTATTATTAATTTTTCCAATCACGTATTTTTTCAGTTGATTATAAAAATCTGAAATGATCATATTCAAATCACAACATCCCATATTACCTTTATTCATGTATAACCTCTTAATTTATCATCCAGTTTTTGTTGTATTTTATTTATTAGCTTTTTCATAAATGTAGCGCATATATGACTTTTTAACAATATCGATAGTTGAGATAAAAATATTCCAAATGACAAAGATCGCAGTAACGGTGTACGTAAACTTTGTTATAGGCTTATACGTTTGTCTATACTGCCTTTATAATTCCCAAATTAACAGCATCCATGTCATCAAAGAGTAAAATATTAAATATTGATAAAAATGCAATTAAAGCAATGTTGTTTTTTTACGAAAATTGGCTTTTTGTAACTCCATATTCAAATTTAGCAATTGTTATTGATGATATATAAATATAGGCCTTTAACTTTTTTTAATATCTTTAAAATATTAACTGGCTTCTTCTTAATACTATAAATACAAATATTTGTATGTAATAAAAACAAGATAAATCTTCTCTTTTTTGATTTTCACACTGATTACGTCCGTCTTTCATGAAATCTTCTGTGAAATTATTTAATCCGTGGAGAAAAACTTCCTATGATTCATCATGGTGGAAAAGAATTACGGCATCACCCACTTTTTGAATAAGCACATTATTGCCATAAAATTGATGTTCTTTTGGTAAACGAACAGCTTGACTTCTTCCATTCATAAATAGTTGTGCACTTTGCACAATAATTATCTCTAACATATAATATATATCAAGGTATATATTTGGCAAGTCATGAAAAAATAATTGCGATTACGTTCAATCATATTTAGCTTATTGCCGTTGCAATTGTACATTTAAAGTGCACCATTGCTGTGTTATACTGTAAAACCTAAAAAAGAGATTCAATAATTTAAATATTTGAGGAAATGTATGTATTATTTTTCTATAGAAAGCAGATACAATATTAAAACAAAACTTACTGCAAATACAGCAATACCGGTATATGCGTAATCTTTATGCAATATGAAAGCACCAATGCCAAATAACAGTGAGTATGTTGCAATAATACCCAGTAATGTTTGAACTATACGCACCACTAATAGCTTATAGTTTGCAGGGTGCTGCATAGCCTTCCGTAATGGGGTAAAACCAAATTCGGGTTTAACGGTTTTGTAAAATGAATGGAGCTTGTCATTATTAACAGGCTCTGTTAAAAATGTTACTGCTAACCAGCACATTGTTGTAAAGGGGACAATGATTAAAAGATTGTAGGGAAAAGAAATCCCCAGTATAAACCGTGATACAATGACTGCAGGTATGGGAGCAATCATAGCAGTAATCTCAGACCAGGCATTGATGCGCCACCAGTACCAGCGCAGCATAAGTACTGGTCCAACTCCTGCACCGCACTCTATGATAAATGTCCATGCAGAAGATATGGAATCAATGACAAAGATAAGTGCACTGGAAATAACCACCAGGGCTATGGTACAAATTTGCGCAATGACAACATAATGTCGTTCACTTTTTTGTGGAACAATAAAACGTCGGTAAAGGTCATTAACCAGATATGAGCTACCCCAGTTTAGGTGTGTGGAGATAGTTGACATGTATGCTGCCAGGAATGCTGCCACCAGTAGTCCCTTTAACCCTTGAGGTAAAAAATCCCGGATAGCAAAAATATATGTTGCTTTTGATTGGTCAGCAGGCACTGCTGGGTACAATACAATGGTTGCAAGAGCAACAATAATCCACGGCCAGGGACGCAATGTAAAATGAGCTATCGTAAACCATAATGTTGCTTTGAGTGAATGATTTTCATCTTTTGAAGACATCATACGCTGTGCAACATAGCCGCCGCCACCAGGTTCTGCTCCTGGATACCAGGATGCCCACCATTGAACGCATACATACAGTAAAAATGCGGCCAGTGGGATCGAAGCGCTATCGCCAAGGGGGAAAAATGAAAGCGTCTTTGCAGGTAACCTTTGTATCAGGCTATCAATGCCATTAACTGGAGGGTGGCTAATAACAACATACGCTAAAACAATGCATCCGCCCATGGCAATGATGAATTGAACAACATCGGTGACAGCTACAGCCCACAAACCACCAGCTGCCGCATACAGTCCTACAAAAATCATTGTTGCAATAACTATAAAAAACACATGCGTTTGATGAATACCAAATAGGTATGCCAGTATCTGCGCCAGTGCTACATTGACCCATCCCATAATGATGCAGTTTGCAAATAGTCCCAAATACAATGCTTTAAAACCGCGTAAAAATGATGCCTCTTTGCCGCTGTAGCGCAGTTCAATAAATTCA
The window above is part of the Spirochaetota bacterium genome. Proteins encoded here:
- a CDS encoding sigma-70 family RNA polymerase sigma factor, producing MNKGNMGCCDLNMIISDFYNQLKKYVIGKINNNELAEDIVQEVMLKVIVAHQKNIQVKNLRAWLFQITRNTLIDYYRKNENCIQENEVFINEILFQMEDESYNPSDYLIPMIQLLPQKYSKPLLLSDIENLPQKVIAMQMGLSLSATKMRIQRARKMLYNLFIECCDIKYTENGAFQYCTVKESCVPLKNL
- a CDS encoding sodium:solute symporter family protein gives rise to the protein MSTVDFIIVALYLLFSMLIALMYAKRARTSTQAFFLSGRNLPWWIAGTAMVATTFAADTPLAVTELVRSGGIAGNWLWWNMVAANIVTVFFFAKLWRRAGVTTDIEFIELRYSGKEASFLRGFKALYLGLFANCIIMGWVNVALAQILAYLFGIHQTHVFFIVIATMIFVGLYAAAGGLWAVAVTDVVQFIIAMGGCIVLAYVVISHPPVNGIDSLIQRLPAKTLSFFPLGDSASIPLAAFLLYVCVQWWASWYPGAEPGGGGYVAQRMMSSKDENHSLKATLWFTIAHFTLRPWPWIIVALATIVLYPAVPADQSKATYIFAIRDFLPQGLKGLLVAAFLAAYMSTISTHLNWGSSYLVNDLYRRFIVPQKSERHYVVIAQICTIALVVISSALIFVIDSISSAWTFIIECGAGVGPVLMLRWYWWRINAWSEITAMIAPIPAVIVSRFILGISFPYNLLIIVPFTTMCWLAVTFLTEPVNNDKLHSFYKTVKPEFGFTPLRKAMQHPANYKLLVVRIVQTLLGIIATYSLLFGIGAFILHKDYAYTGIAVFAVSFVLILYLLSIEK